GTTGAGGGTTACACCGtttttgctcacccgcagtcaaAAAGATTCATGAAGGGGCTGTTTCGCCTCcatcccccttctagatcccctccacagttgtgggacttgactttggttctggacaagttgactcgccgtccctttgaacctatggcaacgtgttccctgcaactcttgtcttggaagactgcatttttggttgcaatcacttcagcacgtcgtgcgggggagctcatggCAATgaggtgtgactacccataccttgcctttcggGAGGCTGGGGTTTCTTTGGCTCCGGACATTACATTCCTCCctaaagtggtttcccagtttcaccttgacTTAGAAGTCTGGTTGCCTACCTTTTTCCCtaacccttcctcggatgaggaacgcaggctgcatgcgttggatgttaagcgtgccctcctgttttatttgaatcgttcacggggGTTTCGTAAGGATaatcagctttttgtctcctactctgcccccaagttagggtccaagatttcgtctcaaagactttccaagtggctcactgagacgatcaaactttgttatttgttggctaagaagcctttacctggacctgttcgtggacactccacaagggcgatggccacgtcggtggcattcctgaagggcgtgtccctgtctgatgtctgcaaggcggctacctggtcttctccgcatgccttcatgaagcactacgcgctggacgtgcatgctcagcagaggactcggttgggagctgtggtgctacaagctgtttcttcgggctgaccgtcttcccacctccaggtatgcttgcttgctaatctcccatgagtgtgaagcacagagaccacgaagaagatagacaggttgcttacctgtaactgtagatcttcgagtggtcatctgtgcattcacactacccgccctccttccccgctgctgacggtctctttCCAACAAGGGGCTCtcggcggtcaggaaggaactggcgagattgtcgcgcgggcgctggtgggcatgcgcagtgggtcgcgtgcgcatgctcactggcgccgagcgcgaaaaaatcccgggctttttcagttaccgattcggggatcggcgcaggcgcactatcccatgagtgtgaatgcacagatgaccactcgaagatctacagttacaggtaagcaacctgtctttttttgTCGAATCACTGCAAGACTAACATTCCCATGAAGAAGCCTGTTGGTGAAACCTGTAGGAATTTTGGGAATTTTAACTGAGCAATAAAAGGTAActggaaaaaagctcacagaaaaaaagcccacatggaaagaaagcCTCATGGAAGAATACCGTGTAAAGCACTATGGCCATTCACCTCCATTTATAAGAATGAACAGGTATTGcctatattttatattattattttaggattaaaatatgtcatattcacatgcaacaatttgtgttgtgattttatcaagtataatttaataattttgctatgttattaATATATTAATTCATTACTATACAAAAGTGACCTGTATGAAGAGGGCTTTAATGCTCTTGAATGTAAAGGTTTGGAAGGAGATGAAAGTGACCATTTAGTTATCagtgaactttattaagaaggaaaaacaatagtAACCAAATTAAACTCTATATagaaatatttgtaaataaaattgaatactttaaatgtattaatttacaatttgtcaacctTTTAAATGTCGGTATGAAGTAATTGCTAAAGTACTATCTACTATTCACAGTTTTTGAATAATTATGTGGCTTAAAATTTTTCAAATAATATTATTTACTTACTTTTTTACTGTTATTAAAAATTGAAACTCTAAGATAACAAAACCATAACACTAAAATAAGTCAATTTCCTAGCTCAATTTCCCTTCACTCatattttaacaaatacattgTGGTATACCCAGCGGCCACAACAAAAGGCtacctaaccctaatagtaaaagcaacaattattgaagaataacaataataactcagatattcTAATTCTTCATTacaaattagccagtctccttaagtttatcttccaccttatattctcatattgctgcacagaagtggcaaccatgtcatgtaatgcctcatatttcctcttttttcacctctaggcaacctgcctgtgcattagccagtgttagtttgtggcaagccaggtccctttggagtccaTCAAATATACGAATAACAGCAAAatcattatttaattatacttgataaaatcacaacacaaatggttgcatgtgaatatgacatattttaattctaaaataacaacataaaatataggtaattCCTGTTAATTCTCATAAATGtggtgaatggttatccacaattataaatacctatggtgctttacattatatttttccatgtgaactatttttttttgtgtaggcttttttctgtgtgggcttacttccatgtgggcttttttcctgtgagcaatTATGACCATGTAGTTTTCTCTGGGCTTTTTTCATTGAAccataataaaatatatatttactttATTTTGCACAATCAGCCTTGACCTTATTTTTTATCTCTTAGGGACTGGTGCAGCACTTTTGTTTTCTTCATATTACCTTAAATTAATAGGTAAGGTAGGAAGTCATCCTCTGGATATTAATTAAGACGGAAGAAAGCAATTTGAGGATGGGTGGGacctcaggtacaatgccatagacaccaaccatttccttctgggaagccattgttgccaatctccacatgaggcctggagatcactcagaattgcagCTGTTCTTAGATCGCAGAGATAACTTTCCTGCTttgtgggggagtgaatgccttcacttggggggaggggaaagacagcaaggggggggacGCTCATGCAGAGCCTTTTTCTAgcgcccattgtatttttctccacaacatgCCTTATTCCTAATATCTGTATAATTGTCAAGTGGGATGAGGTAAAGGAATGTCAGTGGGTCCCTATAACTGGATTTGTATACAAAATTTGCCTGGCCATGAGAGTGGAGCCTGGCTTGTTCTGATcaatttcctttcccctccaccTTCCCAAGGCCCTCTTTTCACACTTAATGTCAAGTATTTTTCCAGCAAAGACACAAAGTAAGCATGCTATTTTCATAGCTTGTGTTTCCTGTCAGGGGCAGCGCTGGGGATTTTGCTGCCACCCATGGGGGTTGGAGCAAGGCAGTGCCACTTCAAAGGggacacagggctgttgtgcctCGCTTGGAGGACTGTCTCCCCTGTgaggggaggcagccaggagcaaggctgcttTCATCCGCCTGGGTTTCAGGCAGGCGAATGAGACCACAGGGCTGTTCTGCCTCACTCCCAGGCTGTCTCCCCTGCAAGCAGGGAGCAAGGCTGCACAGCCACTTTTGTCCGCCTGGGTCTTGGGCAGGTGAAAGGGGCCATGGGGCTGTTCTGCCTTACTCCCAGGCCATTtcccctgcaagaggaggcagcctcagagtgaagCTGCTCTATTCTTAGCCTGGCTAGGAAGCCAGGTTGGAGGAGAGTGCACACTGGCATGCTATccagccactctcagcttcccaggtctgcaacctgggaagctgagagcggcaGAGTGGGTGGAGAGAGCACCCAGTAGGCAAGGGGGTGTCCTAGGCGGCCACCTATCTCACCTACTTCCATGCATTGGCCATGTTTCCTGTTTATCATAAAGAATATGACCAAAGGCTCTCAAAGTAAATCGAAGACCGATGGATCCTACGAAATCTGTAGTCAACTAAAGTAATCAGAATATGTGCAGTGTCCCCTAGAAACACTCTGCCCAGAGGCCTCCTTCCACTCCTGGGGTCTCCTTACTATTGGAGCAGTTTGGAATCTATACAAGGCCTATATAGGGGGCAAAGAGTGGGTAGTGGTGGTGCTGGGGCACTGTGTCTGCATATTCTCAGCTTGTTTGTCCTGCAGACCCAATTTCTCATTTTCTTACCCAAGAATCTTGCAAATTCTGTGTCcacagaacacagacaaacactgtGAGCAAGATTCCCTGTCATCATTAATGGATCTTGATTACCACTTCAGCAAAAATTACCTAAGTATAACAAGCATTTTTAGTCATTTAATGAAAAGCTATCCCCATGTTTGAGACTAGCCATTTCCATGACCAGTCATTTACATCTATGTTGCTATCCAGTCTTCCCAAAACAATACACACCCCTAGGGCCACTATAGGTGTCAGGTCATGAGTACAAGAAGTTCTCCATAACACCAAGGAGCTCTCATCTCTTGACCCCACTGATTGTCTTATAACTGGGAAAGATTTTCTCCCTAAAATTCAGTTGTCTGCCCTGCTTGAGCCTCTGTCTGACACATGGCATCTTAAAGCCAATTTTAAAGTTCCCGATTTGACAAGATTATGGCTTTTTTGCTGCAGCAGATTAACCCAGCTACCCCTGTGGAACTATCCCAGGATCAGAAGCTTTCTTTTGCCAGTCTTCTCCTCTCTGCCTCTGCTATAATACCTGATAATGCTATAAAAAGTAAAGTGAGCAATCCAGGTTCCTCTAGAACTGAAGATCTACATTTCTCCTTTCCTTGACAAAGACACTTCTTGTAGAGTCCACTGTCTCCCCAGAGCACTGACAAAGATAGTCAGCAAAGTCCCATATGTATAATGTTCAGTGCAATTTTATTACGGTCCATAACCAGAtccaaatgacaaaaaaaaaaaatatgtataaTGTATTTCCCCCACACCCTGTGGTGTAGGGAATATGTTTACAGGACCTGAGtcaggctgttaacaataggatgttttggatgtcattaattcatagagacACCGTAAGTTAAAAGTAACTTTATGGCACTTAACACCCATACATGAAATACATAGTAGAAGGATTAGTATTTCTTTAAGAGCTGGCTCCCTAATGGTTCCAGCTGGAACTGATGTAGTCTGTGATCTAAGAGAGGTATGATCTAAGGGCTGGAAGCCTACTTATATGTGTTTATTCATCCATCGGTGTTTTTTTGTAGTTTTTCTTAAAATAATTCGCACTCCAAATAAAGTTTTGTGGTAATTAATGATGCATCTTCTGTGAAATGTAAATATAATACCCTAGTGCAGTCAGATCCCCAGTTCTGAGGATTGTTTGTCAACTTTATGCTGACTTTTTAACATTGGGGAACATTACTCTAAGCAACAATGCTTGTGTGCAGAGAACAATCACACAGTTTCAATTCTCCTTTTAAAAGGCCTTATATGAAGTACACATGAAGTAATTAATACCTGTTGCACACCTGTCTCATGGTAAAGCTGTAAAAGACAATCAGCTGAGTGAACCATTCTAATAAATCTGCATACATTCCATGTGATTTCCTTTTGTTATTTAAGAAAATGGGCACTTGTTTTCACTGGTGCCATGCATCCTGGGCTATTCAAATGGTGACTAGAGTAGCCCTGATGCCTTCAGTTGTGCCCCCTTTTAATCTAGCACACGGAATTTAACAATCCATATGCCTGATCCCATATACTTTCATTTAGGAGAGCAGAAATGTAATGGGAACTGATCATACATGCTTTCATTTTTGGACTAGAGGGCAGTAAAGTAAAAAGATATAGAAACAGTGCACAGAATTTACACAGCCTAAGTAATACTCCATGTTCACAGTGACTTGGGACATGTAAAATAGGTGATAGATGTTATATAACTGGAAACTAAGTTTTGGGACTGTGTTTAGCAGACTGTTTTTGGTTACATTTAAATATGTGTCTGCATTTCAATTTTTTCACCAGATTTAATCCAACAGTTCATTCGGTAGTAAAGAAGGAGGACCAGAAAGATCTTTCTAGAAAGCTGAGTCAGCAGAAAATTGAATTGTAATATTCATTACTTTCTGAGACCAAAAAAAAGTCATAAAGTTAATTATAATTTCAGGTTCagaaaacagaaatagaaaagtaaaataaaataaaatgtttactgATACAATTCTGAAATGGAACTGACGAGAAAAGATGTAAAACATATCCttatattttataaaataatttatattttaaaaacccaaggCCAAACACCAAAGCAGATCCTTTTAGTGTTTTATCTTTAAGATACAttaacttaaaaacaaaacacatagTTAAGATTAGTTTGCAACACAGGAATGTTTTTACTTCTCTGTTCTTACATTAATGTGAGATTGGTCACATCTTCTAAAGCTGCTTATTTTGAGCATGGAACTTCAGATCTGGATTTTATTAGGTCTTCAAGGATTTCATTGCTGCCTTTTGTCTCAAAAGTAACAATTTAGGAAAGAAATATCCCATCAAAATTGAACCCAATATGAAAATCAGAATACCAATCACCATACCTATAGGGTTTATCTGAGATTTTGGGAGGGCACCAAGCACATAGACACTGAAAATAGTTGATAGTTCACAGTAACTATATACTGTATCTACGACAATCACTTTGAAGACATATATGCCATTGTACTGTGAAAATATTACCCTGTTCTCTTCATTAAGGTTTAGAATTTGATATTTTAAAGAAGATGATACTAAAGGTTCTTTTGCACTGGGCTTTTTACAATTTCTATAGGTCACTCTGTTCCACGAAGTGTGTGGGTCTGGGTAAGGTTGCACTTGCAAAGTTTCATTCCAGTTCTGAGGCTGTGAGATACATTTAGCTTCTGATGCAGTCAGGAGATAATCGTAATTATGCATGCCATTTATTTCAAATAGTACAAAGTCAGCAGAAACATATTCCACAAATTTACCATCTTCCCATAGTTCAAGTACTGGTAGCCATGGGCTATCATAATACCACAGCATTGGACATCCAAAAAGCTTATAAGAATAGGAAACATTAATGTCACCTTGTTGTAGGTGCCGTCTACCAAGGAACAGTGGATCATATACATCCTTATGAATTATATAATGGAAATTATCCTGCAGTTTAGCTTCATGGAAGAGTCCTTTGTTGCACACTGTTATATTTTTAAAGGGTCTTATATGTTTAGTAGGTGGACAGTCCAATGCAATAAGAGCTGTCAGGGGATGCATGTCAATGCAGAATATGCCTTTGTTGTAGATATCCACAGTGAGGGTAGATATCTTCTTATGATAAAGGTCATCATGAAAGTCACTTTCAGCTATGCCTGTGAACTGCTGTTGTAGTGCTGTAATTTGTAGGCGATATTTAGTATTTCCATCATAGGTATAGCCGTCCTGCAAAAGTTTGGCCTGGAACCCTAGCACATGTGGATTGCTCACAGTGACATAAGGGAAGGCCCCAGTGCCTGGCTTGGGCACAAAAGTGATGTTAAATTGAAGTTTCTTCTTCATGTCTATATAGTACATTTTGTTATGGAAATCACCACTGAGGATCTCAACAGGACAGGGTTGTAGGTGTGGCCGCACATTCATGAGCCTGTCCTGTAAATTGATGATACATTTGTGAAAATCATAAAATCCAGATTCATTGCTGGGTATAGGTTTGAAGATGGTAAGCATTCCAGTGGTATCAAACATTAACACCTCACAATGTGCTGTACTCTCACTACTGTTTCTCTCTCCAATGAGCACCATTTTTGTGGAGACTATATCCAGGGTTCCGTAGAAAAGCTTCTGATTCTTAGTGAGAGCTGCAACCTCATTAGAGGTGACAGCCACATTACAAATGCCATTTTCGTATTTAGGGAGCGAGTAGTTAATATATTTCCCTGTGGGAAGGACAGAGATGGGTTCTAAAGTCAGGCCATTGTTGAAGGAGAACACTGAATCATGTTTAGTCCAAAGCATGATAAAACCTCTCATACCAGGAGGTGTTATGCTCAAAACATTCTCATTTTTGTAGGCTCTCAGGAAGAAGACAATACCTTTGCGGTTGTTCATAAAGCTTGTACCAGTGTATGTGAAATAAGCAGACCTATTACCATATTCCACAGTTTGATTGAAGAGCATTCCAACTTGTGCTAATGAAGCAAAGTTGTAGACTCCAATAAGCATCCCTTCAGGCTTTGGTGTAATGTTGAATGGACTAAATGTGTAACCTCCATCATATGAGGAGAAGATGCTAGTGTCTTCAGCTGATTTCCCAATGTCATAAGCCACTACATAATTACTGATTTGATTACAGACAGGGTCACTTGTAGAATAGCAGCACTCCATGTTTGTAATCTTTGTAACAGGTTTATCAATCCCTTTTGACATTAACCAGCTTTTCCATATATAGAAATAAATATAGactttgccatttattattaaGAGCGCTCGAGAATTTTGCACAAATATAGCATCGCTGACCAAAGCAGGTGAAGTTATATGTCTATGTACAATGGTCAGTGGCAAAAGACTACTTTCAAATCCATCCAAGCTGATGAATACTTTTCCCCCAAGGTACAGTGCTGGAGAAATACCTCCAGAGAAATATTTTCTGCATGGGTGCCGTATCAGAATGGGGTCAGATAAATTGTAAGAGAGAAGACTACCTGCTAATACTGTCCTTGAGTGAACAAAGTCACTTGAATAAACCAGTCGCTCTTCACTGCATTGCCATGAGCTACCATTCACCCTAGATGTCCACAGCAAGAGCTGTACTAATAGAACAAGGGTGCCTGACTTCCACTGTGCTGTTTTTTTATTCATTCTTTGTAGTCAGTGATAACATAATATCCTTGTTAATTGTCCTGCTTTCAGTTTTGCTCAGATCCACCCTCTAACTGTTGTTTCTAACAGCAAGTTCTAAGAGACAGTTGGCAGAATTAGATGGGGGAGGGGTTGTGAAGGGATTGTCACATGATGGTCTAGGTGGCTTATTTGCTATCTCTATTGAGGCAGACATTATTCAAGAAAACCCCCCCATCATTTCTGCCCTATCCCCCATTTCATTACGGTACAGCCTTATTTGTGtaaaaagccctcctgaataattcagttgtGTAGTTTTTTGAAAGCTCAGATAGTGGGAGCTACACACTAAGGAATAGAGGAGGATAAAGTTGGCACAAGAATTGTGCTTTCGACTGGTAAACAGCATACATCATCTTGAAGAGGAGACTCCACTGAACATGGAGATGGCATGTTGTGGTCCAAACCTCATTTTGGGGTGTAGAGGGAAAGCAGTCAAACCAGCTCCTTATTAAAATCTACTTTGAAATACAGGCATCTTGGTGGTACTCCCAAAAGAAGCTTGTGGCACCAGAACCAGTTTTTGGACCGGGTACCAATGTATATCTTCTTGTAGGGGACAGTCTCCAGAGTGTGGGAATGTGTCACTTTGGGTGGTCCAAAGGTTGTTTGGGGTGTAGTCAGGCCCTAGTGTTCTCCTTCGTGATTGTCCTGGAAGCAACCTGCTTTcaagcagctggcatgagaactgctCTCTGGATGAGGAAACAGAACATGTTCCCTAGAagaggagagtcccctgaacatgggggtgtatgACATATGGTGGTCCTCCAGACCTttttttggggttcagagctttcaaactctcctcagAGTTTTTGGTTTAATTCATAAATAAAtcacaaataaggaatgaataaggaactgggaataaggaaccaactttaGCCTCCTAAGGAACAGCTGTTAAGCTTAATTAAAAGTGGGGAGCACAtacagtggtggactggccaggtaTCAGCTTgtccaatggcaagtgggcccctgatgaagtgggcccccttaaacattaggcaatatattaaaaatgttaatgaccttttagtagtttgttccagtattattactgtaatggaactaaaatttatgttgtattactattataataaaaaaataataaaatttattttgcaaaagttttaattgtacctttttttcccctaatgtattttttgaatattttatttatttctttaaaaaattaaatgatagccacATAGTTATGGGTgagccccctttgtctcctggtaaccaatattttcagacccagtctgccactgagcACATATATGGTTCTTCACTAAAACAGAATTAACCCAGTGATGCTCCATTAAAACCCAAGTAGCATTCTATAATAAATTACTTAAATTGCTCTACAGCTCTCTGTATTAAGGTTCTCACATAGTGTGGATTGATTCTCAGTTGCCTCGCTCCAATGCATAAGTTTCCTTAGCTCTCAGATAAACCTCCCAGCCAAGTATGGAACCCCCAGGAGTTTTTGCTCTTGCTGCATGTGGCCAGATACACCTCTGTTCTAGACAAGTGTCTTTGTGGTCCTACTCCTTAAACAGAGCCTCCATTCTTTAAACTAGCCTTGGTATTTTTCTGCAAGGAAATGACCTCTCTTCCATAGCTCCTTGCTTTGAAAATTGCTGGTCTGGTTTCAACACTGGCTGGAGTAACTTgtcctaggacaggggtggccaaacttgcataatgagagatccacataaaataaatgtcagatcttttaagagccacaagacatgataatcagatgtaggtaggtaggtaggaaggaaggaaggaaggaaggaaggaaggaaggaaggaaggaaggaaggaaggaaggaaggaaaacagatggggaaagggaggagggagggagaggtagaaaaaatagctttaactttaaatgaattcttggagaagtgattcaaagagacaaattccttctccaagccagtcactggagcagtgagggctttgagagccacacaatatgtgtgaaagaggctcatgtggctcctgagcttggtccacagcttggccacccctgtcctaaggtATAGTATTTATGCTTTCCCCAAATCAGTAACCTTAAAACTGGCCATTTCTTTGCCTTGGTGGTAAAGCACTACCACAAGCATGGACATGGGAAATGAATATACAAAGAACCCATATACAGAGAAattatgtttattaaatttatttatttaattcatttataacccaactttctcaccaatggggactcaaaattACTTACATCTCTTATGTTTATTAAATGAGAATTACACACATGATTAAGGCAAGATAATTAGTAAGCACAAAGGCTGCAGTCACACTACAGGCTTGGTGCCTCTAATTGCACCGTATTATTTTGTAatgggaagttttgatcagacatcccatccTGAGCTGGCTTCACTGCGTGCTTGCCTTTGGTTGAAAATTCAGGTTGTTGTGgcattctttttgtttgtttgtctttcaCTTATGTGCATAAGCATGTACCTGAAGCTCCAGCTCCTCTCTGACTGTGCCACAATCTCTCCACCAAGTACTGCAGCCTCTCTCAGTTGCCTCACTCCAGCCCTTCTCATCCTCCTTCAcattgcctctcttccttggaaaaaatgggagggaggatgtaagcatcatgcagatttacatgagagcagccccactgacttcagtacatCTACTGTTGTGTCAAGCATGGAATGCTATCCAACAGCAGCCTTTTTTCtgctaacacagtttgcatgAGGGAAGCAGGATGGGTAGTAGAGTTGCCAGACTACTCAGGCTCCCTGCCAATATGGGAGCCCAGCTAGGGGctatttccatggctttccaaccccaagaaacaAGAGGGGGTGGGAGGCTGCTGGTCCTGACAGAGTGTTGGGTGCAGAAATGCATAAGTCGTGATTCAAAACTCTGGGATGAAAGTCTGCTTATGCTCACATAGctacctgatttttaaaaagtggcagaAGGGAATGTTCATACTTCCCAGCCTCCTTGAGTTCTCAACAGAGGTGCTCAGACAACCAGGAATGCAGGGTGAAAGTGCTGACATCTCtaaagaccagactttccccAGTGCCTAATAACTGCGCTTCAAAGGTGGGTCAAAACATGGTGCAAATGACTGGGGAAGTGAAAGCAAATGTCACTGTCTGATTGTGCACTCTAAATCCGGAAGAGAACAGCAACTACATCAGATCAAGCCACTTGTCTGACTGCAGCCAAAGTGATTCTAAACATCTGTATTTTGAGTAACATATCCTATTGATGAGAATACGATACAAGAGGGTACTCAAGGGAATGAACAGGAAAGAAGGGGCAGAGGTCTATAGCTAG
Above is a window of Heteronotia binoei isolate CCM8104 ecotype False Entrance Well chromosome 7, APGP_CSIRO_Hbin_v1, whole genome shotgun sequence DNA encoding:
- the LOC132575533 gene encoding cation channel sperm-associated auxiliary subunit delta-like; this encodes MNKKTAQWKSGTLVLLVQLLLWTSRVNGSSWQCSEERLVYSSDFVHSRTVLAGSLLSYNLSDPILIRHPCRKYFSGGISPALYLGGKVFISLDGFESSLLPLTIVHRHITSPALVSDAIFVQNSRALLIINGKVYIYFYIWKSWLMSKGIDKPVTKITNMECCYSTSDPVCNQISNYVVAYDIGKSAEDTSIFSSYDGGYTFSPFNITPKPEGMLIGVYNFASLAQVGMLFNQTVEYGNRSAYFTYTGTSFMNNRKGIVFFLRAYKNENVLSITPPGMRGFIMLWTKHDSVFSFNNGLTLEPISVLPTGKYINYSLPKYENGICNVAVTSNEVAALTKNQKLFYGTLDIVSTKMVLIGERNSSESTAHCEVLMFDTTGMLTIFKPIPSNESGFYDFHKCIINLQDRLMNVRPHLQPCPVEILSGDFHNKMYYIDMKKKLQFNITFVPKPGTGAFPYVTVSNPHVLGFQAKLLQDGYTYDGNTKYRLQITALQQQFTGIAESDFHDDLYHKKISTLTVDIYNKGIFCIDMHPLTALIALDCPPTKHIRPFKNITVCNKGLFHEAKLQDNFHYIIHKDVYDPLFLGRRHLQQGDINVSYSYKLFGCPMLWYYDSPWLPVLELWEDGKFVEYVSADFVLFEINGMHNYDYLLTASEAKCISQPQNWNETLQVQPYPDPHTSWNRVTYRNCKKPSAKEPLVSSSLKYQILNLNEENRVIFSQYNGIYVFKVIVVDTVYSYCELSTIFSVYVLGALPKSQINPIGMVIGILIFILGSILMGYFFPKLLLLRQKAAMKSLKT